The following are from one region of the Phormidium sp. PBR-2020 genome:
- a CDS encoding ABC transporter ATP-binding protein has translation MTLLHIDHLRIAYPQTDPNDPLTWAVDDVSFQLAPRDRLGVVGESGCGKSTLGRAFMGLLPQGSHIEGDIRFQGQSVLSRTPQQLRQFRGEEIALIFQDPMTRLNPLMTIGDHCIETLRAHRPKLKFKDAKTQALETLNAVKIPGNRWSQYPHEFSGGMRQRVAIALALLLEPKLIIADEPTTSLDVTVSAEILDELMGLCQDNDLALMLISHDIALVGEYCDRIAIMTEGKIVETGNTEQILQSPQHPYSQSLLNAVRELQEVQPPPPPDPTSSISPLLQVENLQQHYSLEQNIIERLFGKDKPETIKAVDNVNLSLYPGEILGLVGESGCGKSTLSRTILQLVKPTAGRVSFLGQDLGQLSPETLRQQRRQMQMIFQDPHACLNPMMTVGDSIADPLIIHGLAKGKAAQQQVYNLLERVGLTPPETYARRYPRELSGGQQQRVAIARALITHPKLIVCDEPVSMLDANVQAQVLSLMKDLKDEFDLTYLFITHDLWVARFLCDRIAVMNQGQIVELAPTEDLFRNPQHPYTQTLLNAALSVKSSA, from the coding sequence TTGACCCTACTCCACATTGACCACTTGCGGATAGCCTATCCCCAAACCGACCCCAACGACCCTCTCACCTGGGCCGTTGACGATGTCTCCTTCCAACTCGCCCCCCGCGATCGCCTGGGAGTGGTGGGCGAGTCGGGCTGTGGGAAATCCACCTTAGGACGGGCCTTTATGGGACTTCTACCCCAAGGAAGTCATATCGAAGGGGATATCCGCTTTCAGGGCCAGTCCGTTCTCTCGCGCACCCCTCAGCAGTTGCGGCAATTTCGGGGGGAAGAGATCGCCTTGATCTTCCAAGATCCCATGACGCGCCTCAATCCCCTCATGACCATCGGGGATCACTGCATCGAAACCCTGCGGGCCCATCGTCCTAAGTTGAAGTTTAAAGATGCCAAAACCCAGGCCTTAGAAACCCTAAACGCCGTCAAAATCCCCGGAAATCGCTGGAGTCAATATCCCCATGAATTTAGTGGCGGAATGCGTCAGCGGGTGGCGATCGCCCTGGCCCTACTCCTAGAACCCAAACTCATTATCGCCGACGAACCCACCACCAGCCTCGATGTCACCGTCTCGGCGGAGATTCTCGACGAACTCATGGGCCTGTGTCAAGACAACGACTTGGCCCTGATGCTGATTTCCCATGACATCGCCTTAGTGGGGGAATACTGCGATCGCATTGCCATTATGACCGAGGGCAAAATCGTCGAAACCGGCAACACCGAGCAAATTCTCCAATCCCCCCAACATCCCTACAGTCAATCCCTCCTCAACGCCGTCCGCGAACTGCAAGAGGTGCAACCCCCTCCCCCTCCCGATCCCACCTCCTCAATCTCCCCTCTCTTGCAAGTCGAGAACCTGCAACAGCATTACAGCCTAGAGCAAAACATCATCGAACGGCTGTTCGGGAAAGACAAGCCAGAAACCATCAAAGCTGTCGACAACGTCAACTTAAGCCTCTATCCCGGCGAAATTCTCGGATTAGTGGGAGAATCCGGCTGTGGGAAATCCACCCTCTCCCGAACCATCCTGCAACTGGTAAAACCTACCGCCGGGCGAGTGTCCTTTCTCGGGCAAGATTTAGGACAACTCTCTCCCGAGACGCTACGCCAACAACGGCGACAGATGCAGATGATTTTCCAAGATCCCCACGCCTGTCTCAACCCCATGATGACGGTGGGAGATAGCATCGCCGATCCCCTGATTATTCATGGACTCGCCAAAGGAAAAGCCGCCCAGCAGCAAGTTTACAATCTCTTGGAACGGGTGGGACTCACCCCCCCCGAAACTTATGCCCGCCGCTATCCTCGCGAACTCTCTGGCGGACAACAGCAACGGGTGGCGATCGCCCGGGCCCTCATTACTCATCCCAAGTTAATCGTCTGTGACGAGCCGGTGAGTATGCTAGATGCCAATGTTCAGGCCCAGGTGTTGAGTTTAATGAAAGACCTCAAAGACGAATTTGACCTCACCTACTTATTTATTACCCATGACTTGTGGGTGGCTCGCTTTTTGTGCGATCGCATCGCCGTCATGAACCAAGGGCAAATCGTAGAACTTGCCCCCACCGAAGACCTATTTCGGAATCCCCAACATCCCTATACTCAAACCCTCCTCAACGCCGCCTTAAGCGTTAAATCCTCTGCCTAA